A part of Balneola sp. genomic DNA contains:
- a CDS encoding TIGR03032 family protein produces the protein MSQKQPVQLEISGSRQVTSWMAEHRVSLGFSTYQSGKMFLIGLQPDGRMSIFERTFNRAMGMWASEQTLLLSSLYQLWRFENVVPVGQSHNGYDKMYVPTVGYNTADIDIHDVVMDKNGEIIFVSTLFGCLAKPSATHSFEPIWKPPFISKLAAEDRCHMNGLAMKDGSPKYVSIVGKSDVADGWRDHRSSGGLIMDVETEEVVASGMSMPHSPRWYNDTLYVLNSGTGEFGKINFDSGTFEPISFCPGYLRGMAFHGNFAIVGTSKSRENKTFTGLALDNRLTEKGTEAKCMLHIIDLTTGDIVHWIKMEGIVEELYDVVSIPNVVRPMSIGFKSDEIRRIINMPDSEV, from the coding sequence ATCTCTCAAAAGCAACCTGTTCAGTTAGAAATATCTGGCTCAAGACAAGTAACCTCCTGGATGGCAGAACATCGAGTAAGCCTGGGCTTCTCTACCTACCAATCCGGAAAGATGTTTTTAATTGGCCTTCAGCCAGATGGAAGAATGTCCATATTTGAACGAACTTTTAACCGCGCTATGGGAATGTGGGCAAGTGAGCAAACCCTTCTTCTGAGCTCTTTATATCAATTATGGAGATTCGAAAATGTGGTTCCGGTGGGTCAAAGCCACAATGGTTATGATAAAATGTATGTGCCCACTGTAGGGTATAACACTGCTGATATCGATATTCATGATGTGGTAATGGATAAGAACGGGGAAATTATATTTGTGAGCACCTTATTTGGCTGCCTGGCTAAGCCCAGCGCTACTCATAGTTTCGAGCCTATTTGGAAACCTCCTTTTATTTCAAAATTGGCTGCCGAAGATCGATGCCACATGAATGGGTTGGCTATGAAGGATGGAAGCCCAAAGTATGTATCAATTGTGGGGAAATCGGATGTAGCAGATGGATGGAGAGATCACCGCTCAAGTGGCGGCTTGATTATGGACGTAGAAACAGAAGAAGTAGTGGCCTCAGGAATGAGCATGCCCCATTCTCCTAGATGGTATAACGATACCCTGTATGTATTGAATTCCGGAACCGGGGAATTTGGAAAGATTAATTTCGACTCCGGTACTTTTGAACCTATTTCTTTTTGCCCGGGATATTTACGGGGTATGGCCTTTCATGGAAATTTTGCTATTGTTGGTACTTCAAAAAGCAGGGAGAATAAAACTTTTACTGGCTTAGCTTTGGATAATAGACTTACTGAAAAGGGAACCGAGGCAAAATGCATGTTACATATTATCGACTTAACTACGGGCGATATTGTGCACTGGATTAAGATGGAAGGAATTGTGGAAGAGCTTTATGATGTAGTTTCTATTCCTAATGTAGTAAGGCCGATGTCTATTGGGTTTAAATCGGATGAAATTCGACGCATCATTAATATGCCCGATAGTGAGGTTTAG
- a CDS encoding DNA-binding protein gives MPKKIGSLTLYSIDDLHEMLGISKLTLRAYLREGKIRARKLGVSWYVTEDAIREYFETPQVPAAPIKDSGVRYIVQGVNDLVSETEECENADEVLEVLNEQAIISLFQIKVVSRETNEIIEVVKARDFIERHAKT, from the coding sequence ATGCCCAAAAAAATCGGTTCTTTAACACTTTATTCTATTGATGACCTTCATGAAATGCTTGGCATCTCAAAATTGACTCTTCGGGCTTACCTGAGAGAGGGTAAAATCAGAGCCCGCAAATTGGGTGTTAGCTGGTATGTTACCGAAGATGCAATTCGAGAGTATTTTGAAACCCCGCAAGTACCCGCTGCCCCCATAAAAGACTCAGGTGTTCGCTATATCGTTCAGGGAGTAAATGATCTGGTTAGCGAAACGGAGGAATGCGAAAATGCAGATGAGGTACTTGAGGTGCTAAATGAGCAGGCGATCATAAGCCTGTTCCAGATTAAAGTAGTAAGCCGTGAAACCAACGAAATAATTGAAGTAGTTAAAGCCAGAGATTTTATTGAACGCCATGCTAAAACTTGA
- a CDS encoding NUDIX hydrolase, with the protein MKDSELLVEKKVSSEEVFNGKLLHVFYDEARLPNGETSSREWIKHPGACAVVPVFENGDIMLIKQFRYPMSQIFWEVPAGKIDTGEPQDITATRELREEAGLKAEKLEYVGHFYPGIGYSDEVIHIYLAYGLSITDKETDEDEFVLSTRIPFEEAVKMVHSGEINDGKTVICLLRAWHHFNSD; encoded by the coding sequence ATGAAAGATTCTGAGCTTCTTGTAGAGAAAAAAGTGTCTTCTGAGGAAGTTTTCAATGGTAAGCTGCTGCACGTTTTTTATGACGAAGCCCGGCTTCCGAATGGAGAAACCAGTTCCAGGGAATGGATAAAGCACCCAGGAGCCTGTGCAGTAGTCCCTGTTTTTGAAAACGGGGATATCATGTTGATCAAACAATTCCGATATCCGATGAGTCAGATATTTTGGGAAGTTCCTGCTGGAAAGATTGATACAGGAGAGCCACAGGATATAACAGCAACAAGAGAATTGAGAGAAGAAGCAGGGTTAAAGGCCGAAAAACTAGAATATGTGGGACATTTTTATCCTGGGATAGGCTATAGTGATGAGGTAATACATATTTATCTTGCCTATGGGTTGTCAATTACTGATAAGGAGACCGATGAAGATGAGTTTGTGCTGAGTACGCGCATTCCATTTGAAGAAGCAGTAAAAATGGTTCACTCAGGGGAAATCAATGATGGAAAGACTGTGATTTGTTTATTAAGGGCGTGGCATCATTTCAACTCAGACTAA
- a CDS encoding T9SS C-terminal target domain-containing protein produces the protein MGAASQAEVTFEGLEQFEDWTITLEDLETEDVVELSQGDTLSLAIRSVQAKAVGAPASLAAPKAKADGHRFELVLTPVIGVNTQPDPSLPEQITLAQNYPNPFNPGTNILFEVPRAGRVSLEVFNLMGQKVAQLVDEQKPAGRYEVTFDASALSSGVYVYRLTTGGQQLTRKMTLIK, from the coding sequence ATGGGGGCGGCCTCTCAGGCCGAAGTCACCTTCGAAGGATTGGAGCAGTTCGAAGATTGGACGATCACCCTCGAAGACCTCGAGACAGAAGACGTCGTTGAGCTTTCCCAGGGCGACACCCTTTCCCTGGCCATTCGCAGTGTTCAGGCTAAAGCCGTGGGGGCGCCCGCTTCCCTGGCTGCCCCTAAAGCAAAGGCTGACGGGCACCGCTTTGAACTTGTCCTTACTCCGGTAATTGGAGTAAACACACAACCCGACCCAAGCCTGCCGGAGCAAATTACCCTTGCGCAGAACTATCCGAACCCCTTCAACCCTGGTACGAATATTCTGTTTGAGGTGCCCCGCGCAGGACGGGTTTCCCTGGAGGTCTTTAACCTGATGGGGCAAAAGGTAGCCCAGCTGGTGGACGAACAAAAGCCCGCAGGCCGCTATGAGGTGACCTTTGATGCTTCCGCGCTTTCCAGTGGGGTGTATGTGTACCGGCTTACCACGGGCGGACAACAATTAACCCGAAAGATGACGCTTATTAAATAA
- a CDS encoding guanylate cyclase: MAENNFRLLAAIMFADMVGYTRMMQADEQQAKELRDRQRRVIDDRILKYRGQVMQYYGDGTLSMFASALDAVNSAREIQQELDKDPQVPLRVGIHIGDVVYDDEGIYGDAVNVAARVQGLGIPGSVMISGKVFDEIKNHPGIKVQAFGEHELKNVFNPVSIFAIANDGVKVPNHEHIRDLTGSNENSVAVLPFANFSSNPDNEYFSDGITEEIINSLVKVNGLQVASRTSVFAFKNTQKDIRQIGKELNVATVLEGSVRLAGERVRVTAQLINTDDGFHIWSENFDREMKDIFAVQDEIAQKIADKLEANFTFDADKKLYEASTDSIVAYNAYLQGLFYWNKRNPESIRKAIEFYEQAINKCTTYTAAYSGLANAYTFLGAIGHMHGEEAFPKAEEYALKSIELNNAWADSYTALGYVNLFYHWNFDAADSNFRKAITLEPENEEARTAFALHNRIIGRYDKMLTQAKAAVKIAPISLPAMVDLGRAYTLVKEYDKALELFDKVIELDSNHRAAYEGKSFLYTEMQDFDKALKYANKYIGKIKGKNVGGTQLGYIKAQMGDLEGATENLKLIQKRQEEAPELNLSLDFAVVYASMNEEEKMFEYLNKAVEDKMGAVLFINSITVFSKFAHDDRYIAILEKIGLPNQSLVA, translated from the coding sequence ATGGCTGAAAACAATTTTCGTTTACTAGCCGCTATCATGTTTGCTGATATGGTGGGTTATACCCGCATGATGCAGGCAGATGAACAGCAAGCAAAAGAACTAAGGGATAGGCAACGCCGGGTTATTGACGATAGAATTTTAAAATATCGAGGCCAGGTGATGCAGTATTATGGGGATGGTACGCTAAGCATGTTTGCAAGCGCTCTTGATGCTGTAAATTCAGCAAGAGAAATCCAACAAGAGCTGGATAAAGACCCACAAGTTCCGCTTAGAGTGGGCATCCATATTGGGGATGTAGTTTACGATGACGAAGGGATTTATGGAGATGCTGTTAATGTGGCAGCTCGAGTTCAGGGTTTAGGTATCCCTGGTTCTGTGATGATTTCAGGTAAAGTATTTGATGAAATAAAAAATCATCCGGGGATAAAAGTCCAGGCCTTTGGTGAACACGAACTAAAAAATGTATTCAATCCCGTTAGTATTTTTGCTATTGCCAACGATGGGGTCAAAGTTCCGAATCATGAACATATCCGGGATTTAACCGGGAGTAACGAGAATAGTGTAGCGGTTCTTCCTTTTGCCAATTTCAGTTCTAACCCCGATAATGAGTATTTCAGCGATGGGATTACCGAGGAGATTATCAACTCGCTGGTGAAGGTGAACGGCTTACAGGTGGCATCCCGAACCTCTGTTTTTGCTTTCAAGAATACCCAAAAAGATATTCGCCAAATTGGAAAAGAGTTAAATGTAGCAACGGTTTTGGAAGGCAGTGTACGTCTTGCTGGAGAGCGAGTTAGAGTTACTGCACAGCTTATAAATACGGATGATGGATTTCATATATGGTCAGAGAATTTTGATCGTGAAATGAAAGATATTTTTGCTGTTCAGGACGAGATTGCACAAAAGATAGCCGATAAGCTCGAAGCTAATTTCACCTTTGATGCCGATAAAAAACTTTACGAGGCTTCCACCGATAGCATTGTAGCTTATAATGCCTATTTACAAGGTCTGTTTTACTGGAATAAGCGAAATCCTGAATCCATTCGTAAAGCCATTGAGTTTTATGAGCAGGCGATCAATAAATGTACTACCTACACGGCGGCGTATTCAGGGTTAGCCAACGCCTATACGTTTTTGGGTGCTATTGGGCATATGCATGGCGAAGAAGCATTTCCAAAAGCCGAAGAGTATGCACTTAAATCAATAGAGCTAAATAACGCCTGGGCAGACTCTTATACTGCATTAGGGTATGTGAATTTATTCTACCACTGGAATTTTGATGCAGCAGATTCCAACTTCAGGAAGGCAATCACTCTTGAGCCCGAAAACGAAGAGGCGAGGACAGCTTTTGCTCTTCACAATCGAATTATTGGCAGGTATGATAAAATGCTTACTCAGGCTAAGGCAGCTGTAAAGATAGCACCGATTTCTCTTCCGGCTATGGTAGATCTAGGGAGGGCATATACTCTGGTTAAAGAATATGACAAGGCGCTGGAGCTTTTTGATAAGGTGATAGAGCTGGATTCAAATCATCGTGCTGCCTATGAAGGAAAGTCATTTCTATATACAGAGATGCAGGACTTTGACAAAGCGTTGAAATATGCCAACAAGTACATTGGCAAAATTAAAGGGAAAAATGTGGGCGGAACCCAGCTGGGATATATAAAAGCACAAATGGGTGATCTTGAAGGAGCCACCGAAAACCTCAAACTAATTCAGAAGAGACAAGAAGAAGCCCCGGAACTAAATCTTTCCCTCGATTTTGCAGTGGTATATGCTAGCATGAATGAAGAAGAAAAAATGTTTGAATACTTGAATAAAGCGGTTGAGGATAAAATGGGCGCGGTATTATTTATAAACTCAATTACCGTGTTTTCGAAATTTGCCCATGATGACCGATACATAGCTATCTTGGAAAAAATTGGGCTTCCCAATCAATCGTTAGTTGCCTGA
- a CDS encoding MarR family transcriptional regulator — translation MRKEIGIYIDRTYKVVRQDLITRFNNADVDITPEQWVLLSKLEQGSRHQTELVNHSFKDKHTVSRIINLLVQKGFVERTSDPEDGRRFIISLTDSGRNEVDRAKPHVYASREKGWENLSEEEYKQLLYLLDKVFSGYI, via the coding sequence ATGAGAAAAGAGATCGGCATCTACATAGATCGAACGTACAAAGTGGTTCGGCAAGATTTAATAACTCGTTTTAACAACGCCGATGTGGATATCACCCCGGAACAATGGGTACTCCTTTCAAAACTGGAACAGGGTTCCCGGCATCAAACGGAGCTGGTAAATCATAGTTTTAAAGACAAGCACACGGTTTCAAGGATTATAAACTTGCTTGTGCAGAAAGGCTTTGTTGAACGAACCAGTGACCCGGAAGATGGCCGGCGCTTTATCATTTCTCTTACCGATTCTGGACGAAATGAAGTAGATCGAGCGAAGCCCCATGTATATGCTTCCAGAGAAAAGGGGTGGGAGAACCTTTCAGAAGAGGAGTACAAGCAGCTTCTTTACTTATTGGACAAGGTGTTTTCAGGGTATATATAA
- a CDS encoding tetratricopeptide repeat protein, with protein sequence MDSQFQQAVTFHQSGELSKAAAIYRDILNQNPSHIDSLVNLAAIVYNKNPQESLNLLRTARKIDPENSSVHFNLGNLLQRHGFREKAVQEFREVIRLNPQNAEAYFRLGTLFSEAGRLDDSVFCYKKAFYLKPGDVRVLNNLTDVLNRQQKYEEAEVMARKTLELSPNLIEAHGNLGNVYKNQGNYEKAIAHFKEALTLDPKQAKVLYHLGAALLFSNRHKDAAEHLRRAVEIDPEFYQPHSSLVYALNYIEEPSQHEIFEEHKQWGLQHSVGVQEEGWPWVERVPDKKLRVGFVSPDFKAHVVALFIQQLFKNYDKNQFEFYGYAEVEKPDGYTSSFMKLLDGWRSTIGVSDQEVYRTIKSDCIDILIDLAGHTAGNRLKIFSMKPAPVQASYLGYINTTGLQEIDYRFCDAYVNPPETQQYYTEQLVHLPNSFTCYEPINPSPLVEETPGLTNGYITFGCFNNTNKLTPSTIRVWSELLKRLPSAKLLLKSSHLNDQLTIERFKSQFLKQGVNEEQLLFEGSSEIYDYLATYNKIDIALDPFPHNGGTTSHDLLWMGVPMISLEGNQYVSRFGVSILHNIGYPEWIASNEKEYINKAIALASDVDLLNTIRLGLREKMKVSPLCDGVQFSRNFEHVLRSLWKEFCKTNTL encoded by the coding sequence ATGGATTCCCAGTTTCAACAAGCGGTAACATTTCATCAAAGTGGAGAGCTGTCAAAAGCAGCCGCCATCTATCGTGATATCTTAAATCAGAACCCGTCACATATTGATAGTCTCGTCAACCTGGCCGCTATCGTTTACAATAAAAACCCTCAAGAATCCCTTAACCTTCTCCGAACTGCCCGAAAAATCGACCCCGAGAATAGCTCTGTACATTTCAACCTTGGTAATCTACTTCAAAGGCATGGATTTAGGGAAAAAGCTGTACAGGAGTTCAGAGAAGTCATCCGGTTAAACCCACAAAATGCCGAGGCTTATTTTAGATTGGGTACTTTGTTTTCTGAAGCTGGAAGACTGGACGATTCCGTTTTTTGTTATAAAAAGGCCTTTTATTTAAAGCCTGGTGATGTACGGGTTCTTAATAATCTGACCGATGTGTTGAATCGGCAACAAAAATATGAAGAAGCCGAGGTTATGGCTCGAAAGACCCTTGAATTGAGCCCTAACTTGATTGAGGCACACGGCAATCTGGGCAATGTATATAAGAACCAGGGAAATTATGAAAAAGCGATCGCCCATTTTAAGGAAGCATTAACGCTAGACCCTAAACAAGCTAAAGTTCTATATCATTTGGGGGCAGCGCTGTTGTTTAGTAACCGGCACAAAGACGCCGCCGAACACCTACGAAGAGCGGTAGAAATCGACCCTGAATTTTATCAACCTCACTCCAGCCTTGTATATGCACTGAATTATATTGAAGAGCCTAGCCAGCATGAAATTTTCGAGGAACATAAACAATGGGGACTGCAGCATAGTGTTGGGGTTCAGGAAGAAGGCTGGCCCTGGGTTGAGAGGGTACCTGATAAGAAATTGAGGGTTGGATTTGTATCTCCTGACTTCAAGGCCCATGTGGTAGCTTTATTTATTCAGCAGTTGTTCAAGAATTATGATAAGAATCAATTCGAGTTTTACGGCTATGCTGAAGTAGAGAAACCAGATGGATATACATCATCATTTATGAAACTACTTGATGGATGGCGATCTACTATTGGTGTTTCGGATCAGGAGGTCTATCGCACCATAAAAAGTGACTGCATTGATATACTTATAGATTTGGCTGGTCATACAGCAGGAAACCGATTGAAAATATTCTCCATGAAACCAGCACCTGTTCAGGCTTCATATTTAGGATATATAAACACCACTGGGTTGCAGGAAATTGATTACCGGTTTTGTGATGCTTATGTAAATCCTCCGGAAACTCAACAGTATTATACCGAACAGCTGGTCCACCTGCCTAATAGCTTTACCTGCTATGAGCCTATTAATCCAAGCCCTCTTGTTGAGGAAACACCCGGATTGACTAATGGATACATCACTTTTGGATGTTTCAATAACACGAATAAACTTACTCCCAGTACCATAAGGGTGTGGTCTGAATTATTAAAGCGACTCCCTTCTGCAAAGCTGTTACTTAAATCCTCTCATTTAAATGATCAGCTTACCATTGAGCGATTTAAATCTCAATTTCTCAAGCAGGGAGTTAATGAAGAGCAATTGCTTTTTGAGGGCTCAAGTGAAATCTATGATTATCTGGCCACCTATAATAAAATCGATATCGCGCTTGATCCTTTCCCTCATAATGGGGGCACAACTTCGCATGACTTGCTCTGGATGGGGGTTCCTATGATCTCTTTGGAAGGAAACCAATATGTTAGCAGGTTTGGGGTTTCTATTTTGCACAATATCGGCTATCCGGAATGGATTGCCTCTAATGAAAAAGAATATATTAACAAAGCAATTGCTCTGGCTTCAGATGTAGATTTATTGAATACCATCCGGCTGGGACTGCGTGAAAAAATGAAGGTCTCTCCTCTTTGTGATGGTGTTCAATTTTCACGAAATTTTGAACACGTACTTAGATCTCTTTGGAAAGAATTCTGTAAAACAAACACTTTATGA
- a CDS encoding CDP-alcohol phosphatidyltransferase family protein, whose product MAISKNIDGKTVEVSGKVLTFSNIISFSRFFVAFPVVLLHYYNDLNYNAWIIGLIVYAVISDYLDGLVARKTNTISELGKVIDPISDKICAVILFIYTVWLGWVPLWFLLINVVRDSLIMAGSSIIKVKYGKVAMSTLTGKVYVNILAFYWIAVFFFRDATTAHNYLLYISTAMMVVSFFAYLFRYRAIMNGDSDFN is encoded by the coding sequence TTGGCAATTTCTAAGAACATTGATGGCAAAACCGTAGAGGTTTCCGGAAAGGTGCTCACCTTCTCCAACATCATCTCTTTTTCCCGTTTCTTCGTTGCTTTCCCAGTAGTATTACTTCACTACTACAATGATCTCAATTACAATGCCTGGATTATTGGGCTTATTGTTTATGCCGTTATATCCGATTACCTGGACGGGCTGGTTGCGCGAAAAACAAATACCATCTCGGAATTGGGTAAGGTCATAGATCCTATTTCAGACAAAATTTGTGCGGTGATATTGTTTATTTATACCGTTTGGCTGGGCTGGGTACCTCTTTGGTTCCTGCTTATTAATGTGGTACGTGACTCTCTGATTATGGCGGGCTCGTCTATAATTAAAGTAAAGTATGGAAAGGTGGCTATGTCCACTTTAACTGGCAAAGTGTATGTAAACATTCTAGCCTTCTACTGGATCGCCGTCTTCTTTTTTAGAGATGCCACAACCGCACACAATTACCTGCTCTATATTTCTACTGCAATGATGGTTGTCTCCTTTTTTGCGTACCTTTTCAGGTATCGAGCCATAATGAACGGCGACTCAGATTTTAATTAA
- a CDS encoding T9SS C-terminal target domain-containing protein — MNVIKQNTFHSPLITESNRRARSLYRWLSRVAGLKACWVEGIDEDNQPLWGFIKRVTKNKFAVFSRRLTLASLLLTPLLLSSQVTAQTSIDLSELDGTTGTTFIGIASSFSYSYSGRSIATGDINGDGISDLIIGAAYADENITIRNSGRTYIVFGQSTTFGSSFELSSVDGSNGFRLNGIDTNDRSGYAVASGDVNGDGIDDVITSAHFADPNDFSSGETYVVFGQSSFSGASSIDLSSLDGTTGFTLNGVGGDDASGSALASGDINGDGMDDVIIGANSADPNGSASGETYVIFGQSSFSGASSIELSSLDGTTGFTLNGIDTNDESGHALASGDVNGDGIDDVIIGAYKADPNGNTDAGETYVVFGQSSFSGSSSIELSSLDGTTGFVLNGSDTGSQSGGAVTSGDINGDGITDVIVGAITASPNGTTGGATYVVFGQTTFASSFEISSLDGISGFTLNGIDTGDRSGYAVAFGDVNGDGIGDVITSAHLADPNGSSSGESYVVFGDTATFSSSIDLSSLDGDIGFALNGEFIYGYGTYSGHSLTSGDINGDGFDDIAIGAPGYQNSGYGKTHVFFNSISETVTGDEGFRTLAAPSNGTVFDELLGGFWTQGFTGADSLVGSANVWTWDQATQGWAALTDQETNSLSAGNGFLFYIFSDDNGLKTSGDAGFPKYIAANQFGGDGSVNSGSVTPVSDLADSDFFFAGNPYFYPIDWDLLTKSGLSETVYIYDDANSTWQTWNGSTGNITDGELSAFQGFFIEGFGGSGSLTIEEADITSNSVSLLKTVTTDPKALKIHAEAGSFSADAWLSFQEGGELGRDAFDGLSLTPLSSSYLRLTTIIENDDQLQINALPVDYGEELRFPLDLSGIVDSSFAQVSFEGLEDFDDWEISIKDLETEEVFELSQDDTLSLAIRSVAAKALGAPGSPVTLKAKATETGHRFELVLTPVIGVTNTQPDPSLPEQITLAQNYPNPFNPGTRILFEVPRAGRVSLEVFNLVGQKVAQLVDEQKPAGRYEVTFDASSLSSGVYVYRLTTGGQQLTRKMTLIK, encoded by the coding sequence ATGAATGTGATAAAGCAGAATACGTTCCATTCGCCGTTGATTACTGAATCGAATCGAAGAGCGCGTTCATTATATAGATGGCTTTCCAGGGTAGCTGGTTTGAAAGCGTGTTGGGTAGAAGGAATTGATGAAGATAACCAACCGTTATGGGGTTTTATAAAGCGGGTAACCAAAAATAAATTTGCGGTATTCAGCAGAAGGCTAACCCTGGCATCGCTGCTCCTCACGCCCTTACTCTTATCCTCCCAAGTTACAGCGCAAACATCCATTGACCTTTCTGAATTGGATGGAACTACTGGCACCACCTTTATTGGGATAGCCTCCTCCTTTTCCTACTCTTATTCCGGTAGATCTATAGCGACCGGTGATATCAACGGAGATGGAATATCTGATCTCATTATCGGCGCAGCCTATGCGGATGAGAATATCACCATTCGTAATTCAGGAAGAACCTACATAGTATTTGGCCAGTCTACGACCTTTGGCTCTTCTTTCGAACTAAGCTCCGTAGATGGCAGTAATGGTTTTAGACTTAACGGGATTGATACAAACGATAGATCTGGATACGCAGTAGCCTCCGGCGATGTGAACGGAGATGGCATCGACGACGTGATTACCAGCGCACACTTTGCGGACCCGAATGATTTCAGTTCCGGGGAAACCTATGTAGTATTTGGCCAAAGTAGCTTTTCAGGGGCTTCTTCCATCGATTTATCCTCTCTGGATGGAACGACCGGCTTTACTCTGAATGGGGTAGGCGGAGACGATGCAAGTGGATCCGCTTTGGCCTCTGGAGATATTAACGGCGATGGCATGGACGACGTAATTATCGGCGCAAATAGTGCGGATCCAAATGGTTCCGCTTCCGGAGAAACCTATGTCATATTTGGCCAAAGTAGCTTTTCAGGGGCTTCTTCTATTGAATTATCCTCCCTGGATGGAACGACCGGCTTTACCCTGAATGGGATTGATACAAACGATGAAAGCGGACATGCCCTTGCCTCTGGCGATGTGAACGGAGATGGCATTGACGACGTAATTATCGGCGCATATAAAGCAGATCCGAATGGTAATACTGATGCAGGGGAAACCTATGTCGTATTTGGCCAAAGTAGTTTTTCAGGGTCTTCTTCTATCGAATTATCCTCCCTGGATGGAACGACCGGTTTTGTGCTTAATGGTTCTGACACCGGAAGTCAAAGTGGAGGGGCCGTGACCTCTGGAGATATCAATGGGGATGGTATTACCGATGTGATTGTCGGCGCAATCACAGCGTCTCCGAATGGCACAACTGGTGGGGCAACCTATGTGGTCTTCGGCCAAACCACTTTTGCCTCTTCTTTCGAAATCAGCTCCTTAGATGGCATTAGCGGCTTTACCCTTAATGGCATTGACACAGGCGATCGAAGTGGATACGCTGTAGCCTTCGGCGATGTGAACGGAGATGGCATTGGGGATGTGATTACCAGCGCACACCTTGCGGACCCGAATGGTTCCAGTTCCGGAGAAAGCTATGTGGTATTTGGAGATACCGCCACCTTTAGCTCTTCTATTGACTTATCTTCCTTAGATGGGGATATAGGCTTTGCCTTAAATGGAGAATTTATCTACGGTTACGGCACCTACTCCGGGCACTCTCTAACTTCCGGAGATATCAATGGAGATGGCTTTGATGATATCGCTATTGGAGCCCCTGGTTATCAAAATTCAGGTTATGGTAAGACACATGTGTTTTTCAACAGCATCTCTGAGACCGTCACCGGAGATGAGGGTTTCCGCACCCTGGCCGCCCCTAGCAATGGCACCGTGTTCGATGAGCTCCTTGGAGGCTTCTGGACCCAGGGCTTTACTGGCGCCGATTCCCTAGTGGGCTCCGCAAACGTGTGGACCTGGGACCAGGCCACGCAGGGTTGGGCCGCCCTCACTGATCAAGAAACGAATTCCCTGTCGGCGGGCAACGGCTTCCTGTTTTATATCTTCTCCGATGATAACGGACTAAAGACATCCGGAGACGCCGGCTTCCCTAAATACATTGCCGCTAACCAGTTTGGTGGGGATGGCAGCGTCAACTCTGGCAGTGTAACCCCGGTCAGTGATCTGGCCGACTCCGACTTCTTCTTTGCGGGAAACCCCTACTTTTATCCCATTGACTGGGACCTGCTTACCAAGAGCGGGCTCTCCGAAACCGTGTATATCTACGATGATGCCAACTCCACCTGGCAGACCTGGAACGGTTCAACAGGAAATATTACCGATGGCGAACTTTCCGCCTTCCAGGGCTTCTTTATTGAGGGCTTTGGGGGCAGTGGCTCACTCACCATAGAGGAGGCAGACATCACCTCCAACTCCGTAAGCCTGCTCAAGACGGTAACCACCGACCCTAAAGCGTTAAAAATTCATGCTGAGGCCGGCAGCTTTTCTGCCGACGCCTGGCTTTCCTTCCAGGAGGGGGGAGAACTAGGAAGAGACGCCTTCGATGGGCTCTCCTTAACACCGCTGTCTTCCAGTTACCTACGCCTGACCACGATCATCGAGAATGACGACCAGCTCCAGATCAATGCCTTACCGGTTGATTATGGAGAAGAACTGCGTTTCCCACTGGACCTGTCCGGGATCGTAGATTCCTCCTTTGCCCAGGTGAGCTTCGAGGGCCTGGAGGACTTTGACGACTGGGAGATTTCCATCAAAGATTTAGAGACCGAAGAGGTCTTTGAGCTTTCCCAGGACGATACCCTTTCCTTAGCCATTCGTAGCGTGGCAGCCAAAGCCCTTGGAGCCCCAGGTTCACCGGTTACCCTAAAGGCGAAAGCCACCGAGACCGGACACCGCTTTGAACTTGTCCTTACTCCGGTAATTGGAGTAACAAACACACAACCCGACCCAAGCCTGCCGGAGCAAATTACCCTTGCGCAGAACTATCCGAACCCCTTCAACCCTGGTACGAGGATTCTGTTTGAGGTGCCCCGCGCAGGCCGGGTTTCCCTGGAGGTCTTTAACCTGGTGGGGCAAAAGGTAGCCCAGCTGGTGGATGAGCAGAAGCCCGCAGGCCGCTATGAAGTGACCTTCGATGCATCCTCACTTTCCAGTGGGGTGTATGTGTACCGGCTTACCACGGGCGGACAACAATTAACCCGAAAGATGACCCTAATTAAATAA